In one window of Streptomyces griseus subsp. griseus DNA:
- a CDS encoding TIGR03089 family protein, translating into MNSSDRTAADLLRSALAADPARPLVTFYDDATGERVELSVATFANWVAKTANLLQSDLAAEPGDRLALLLPAHWQSAVWLLACSSAGVVADVQGDPAAADLVVSGPDTLERARACRGERVALALRPLGGRFPQPPAGFADYAVEVPSQGDRFTPYAPVDPEAPALTVGGVELSGTQLVSKAREDAEALGLAPGSRLLTGHTYDTWEGLSTGLFAPLASGGSVVLCRHLGELGAEGLAKRVESERVTNTAV; encoded by the coding sequence ATGAACTCCAGCGACCGCACCGCCGCCGACCTGCTGCGATCCGCCCTCGCCGCGGACCCGGCCCGCCCACTGGTCACCTTCTACGACGACGCCACCGGAGAACGCGTCGAACTGTCGGTGGCCACCTTCGCCAATTGGGTGGCCAAGACCGCCAACCTGCTCCAGAGCGACCTGGCCGCCGAGCCCGGCGACCGGCTCGCCCTGCTCCTCCCCGCGCACTGGCAGTCCGCGGTCTGGCTGCTCGCCTGCTCCTCGGCCGGGGTCGTCGCCGACGTCCAGGGCGACCCGGCCGCCGCCGACCTCGTGGTGAGCGGGCCGGACACCCTGGAGCGGGCCCGGGCCTGCCGGGGTGAGCGGGTCGCGCTGGCGCTGCGCCCGCTGGGCGGCCGTTTCCCGCAGCCGCCCGCGGGCTTCGCCGACTACGCCGTGGAGGTGCCGAGCCAGGGCGACCGCTTCACGCCCTACGCCCCGGTGGACCCGGAGGCCCCCGCGCTGACCGTGGGCGGGGTGGAGCTGAGCGGGACACAGCTCGTCTCCAAGGCCCGCGAGGACGCCGAGGCCCTCGGGCTCGCACCGGGGTCCCGGCTGCTGACCGGGCACACGTACGACACCTGGGAGGGGCTGAGCACCGGTCTTTTCGCGCCACTGGCCTCCGGGGGGTCCGTGGTCCTCTGCCGCCACCTCGGGGAGCTGGGCGCGGAGGGCCTGGCGAAGCGGGTCGAGAGCGAACGGGTCACCAACACGGCGGTATGA
- a CDS encoding LCP family protein codes for MTDSAGTPAEPDDPAGETPQGRSQEEPGAEDSKNESEPGPANEPPQDETPDAEGGTDADAGAGAGAGAEAAPGAGADAKAGAGAGAGGGAPDALADAAAGQGEAPGVQTWADHPKDGSASRRKRPWLRWAALGASFLVLVSAGAGWWLYKKLDGNITTDTGAAAELKVYEKERPTPVVMDAQNILLIGSDSRAGDNGKYGRDDGGSQRSDTTILLHLAADRKSATAVSLPRDLMVEVPSCHTGDDKETREQFTQFNSAFELGGTACTIRTVERMTGIRIDHHMVVDFNGFKDMVDAVDGVEVCLKEPIDDKDAHLELPAGRQTLNGEEALGYVRARKTLGDGSDTERMERQQKFLGALVNKMQSNGVLLNPTRLYPVLDAATKSLTTDPGLDSLRDLYDLVRSMRDVPTDQVQFLTVPRQPYRQNPNRDELVEPDAGKLFKQLREDKPVAVVPADELKDAEKEKKKDQEQDGKPDDAGSESPTPTPTYSGSSAADDLCKQ; via the coding sequence GTGACCGACAGTGCTGGCACGCCGGCCGAACCGGACGACCCGGCCGGGGAAACGCCGCAGGGCAGGTCGCAGGAAGAGCCGGGGGCCGAGGACTCGAAGAACGAGTCCGAGCCCGGGCCCGCGAACGAGCCCCCTCAGGACGAGACTCCGGACGCCGAGGGCGGGACCGACGCCGATGCCGGTGCCGGTGCCGGTGCCGGTGCCGAGGCTGCCCCGGGCGCCGGTGCCGACGCCAAGGCCGGTGCCGGCGCCGGTGCGGGTGGGGGTGCCCCCGACGCCCTGGCCGACGCCGCCGCCGGCCAGGGCGAGGCCCCCGGCGTACAGACCTGGGCCGATCACCCCAAGGACGGCAGCGCCTCCCGCCGTAAGCGGCCGTGGCTGCGCTGGGCCGCCCTCGGTGCCTCGTTCCTCGTGCTGGTCTCGGCGGGGGCGGGCTGGTGGCTGTACAAGAAGCTCGACGGCAACATCACCACCGACACCGGCGCCGCCGCCGAGCTGAAGGTGTACGAGAAGGAGCGGCCCACCCCGGTCGTCATGGATGCCCAGAACATCCTGCTCATCGGGTCGGACAGCCGGGCCGGCGACAACGGCAAGTACGGCCGTGACGACGGCGGCAGCCAGCGCTCCGACACCACGATCCTGCTGCACCTCGCGGCGGACCGGAAGAGTGCGACGGCGGTGTCCCTGCCGCGCGACCTGATGGTGGAGGTCCCCAGCTGCCACACCGGGGACGACAAGGAGACCCGGGAGCAGTTCACCCAGTTCAACTCGGCCTTCGAGCTCGGCGGCACCGCCTGCACGATCCGTACCGTGGAGCGGATGACCGGCATCCGGATCGACCACCACATGGTCGTCGACTTCAACGGGTTCAAGGACATGGTCGACGCCGTGGACGGGGTCGAGGTCTGCCTCAAGGAGCCGATCGACGACAAGGACGCACACCTGGAGCTGCCGGCCGGGCGGCAGACGCTGAACGGCGAGGAGGCGCTCGGCTACGTACGGGCGCGCAAGACCCTCGGCGACGGCAGCGACACCGAACGGATGGAGCGCCAGCAGAAGTTCCTCGGCGCCCTGGTGAACAAGATGCAGAGCAACGGCGTCCTGCTCAACCCGACGCGGCTCTACCCGGTCCTGGACGCGGCGACCAAGTCGCTGACGACCGACCCGGGCCTCGACTCGCTGCGGGACCTGTACGACCTGGTGCGGAGCATGCGGGACGTGCCGACCGACCAGGTGCAGTTCCTGACCGTGCCCCGGCAGCCGTACCGTCAGAACCCGAACCGGGACGAACTCGTCGAACCGGACGCGGGGAAGCTCTTCAAGCAGCTGCGCGAGGACAAGCCCGTGGCCGTGGTCCCGGCGGACGAGCTCAAGGACGCCGAGAAGGAAAAGAAGAAGGACCAGGAGCAGGACGGGAAGCCGGACGACGCCGGCTCCGAAAGTCCGACCCCGACACCCACCTATTCGGGTTCGAGCGCTGCGGACGACCTGTGTAAGCAGTAA
- a CDS encoding LCP family protein has protein sequence MGGPVGRSSTPGEGTRSRVRHADRPGEGGDPHEDSDGDGGGRTSGETTAQRRAGSRGRGGQGQGGDGGVRSGRRAPKSGKRRVLRWGSAVLALLILGAGGAGYLYYEHLNGNIKKEDLTLGDKRMADHKANAAGQTPLNILLIGSDARDSEANQKLGGAKETFGAPPLADVQMLLHLSADRSNLSVVSMPRDTMLKMPKCTAPDGEVFPASTGDVQTNQSLGRGGPGCTVAAWYELTGIRIDHFMMIDFAGVVSMADAIGGVPVCVDANIYSRGANGRGGSGLKLEKGTTSVKGEQALQWLRTRYGFEDGSDLARAKAQHQYMNSMVRQLRKGTKLSDPGKLMNLAEAATKALTVDKGLDTVKKLYDLAEELKKVPTKRITMSTMPNVYGTGVNAGRVYPKAGDAEQLFRMVREDMPLDGKASKRKKAEPKDPSAPVGEIAVAVRNGTATDAQGPVPGRAGDVEKLLKEAGFAKATVDPDNVAGSTRTSILYPSADLEGDAQAVAKALGVPISQVRRSTDVSGISLAVGADWREDGSYPVSKGTEKTPESAGAQNGEEEGCMKVNPQYSW, from the coding sequence ATGGGGGGTCCGGTGGGACGGAGCAGTACGCCCGGGGAGGGGACACGGTCACGTGTCCGCCACGCAGATCGGCCTGGTGAGGGTGGGGACCCGCACGAGGACAGCGACGGGGACGGCGGAGGCCGGACGAGCGGTGAAACCACCGCGCAGCGCCGGGCCGGCTCGCGGGGGCGGGGCGGCCAGGGCCAGGGCGGGGACGGCGGCGTACGCAGCGGCCGCCGCGCCCCGAAGAGCGGCAAACGGCGCGTCCTGCGCTGGGGCTCCGCCGTGCTCGCCCTGCTCATACTCGGCGCCGGTGGGGCCGGCTACCTCTACTACGAGCACCTCAACGGCAATATCAAGAAAGAGGATCTGACTCTCGGCGACAAGCGGATGGCCGACCACAAGGCCAACGCCGCCGGGCAGACCCCGCTCAACATCCTGCTCATCGGCTCCGACGCCCGGGACTCCGAGGCGAACCAGAAGCTGGGCGGTGCCAAGGAGACCTTCGGTGCTCCCCCGCTCGCCGATGTGCAGATGCTGCTCCACCTCTCGGCGGACCGCTCCAACCTCTCCGTGGTCAGCATGCCGCGCGACACCATGCTCAAGATGCCCAAGTGCACGGCCCCGGACGGCGAGGTCTTCCCGGCCAGCACGGGGGACGTTCAGACCAACCAGAGCCTGGGCCGCGGTGGTCCGGGGTGCACGGTGGCCGCCTGGTACGAGCTGACCGGCATCCGGATCGACCACTTCATGATGATCGACTTCGCCGGTGTGGTCTCGATGGCCGACGCGATCGGAGGCGTTCCCGTCTGTGTGGACGCCAACATCTACTCCCGCGGCGCCAACGGCCGGGGCGGCTCCGGACTGAAGCTGGAGAAGGGCACCACCTCGGTCAAGGGCGAGCAGGCCCTCCAGTGGCTGCGCACCCGGTACGGCTTCGAGGACGGCAGCGACCTGGCACGGGCCAAGGCCCAGCACCAGTACATGAACTCGATGGTGCGCCAGCTGCGCAAGGGCACCAAGCTCAGCGACCCGGGCAAGCTGATGAACCTGGCCGAGGCCGCGACCAAGGCGCTGACGGTCGACAAGGGGCTGGACACGGTCAAGAAGCTCTACGACCTGGCCGAGGAGCTGAAGAAGGTCCCGACGAAGCGCATCACGATGTCGACCATGCCGAACGTGTACGGCACCGGCGTCAACGCGGGCCGCGTGTACCCGAAGGCGGGCGACGCCGAGCAGTTGTTCCGGATGGTCCGCGAGGACATGCCGCTGGACGGCAAGGCGTCCAAGCGGAAGAAGGCGGAGCCCAAGGACCCGTCGGCGCCGGTCGGTGAGATCGCCGTGGCCGTACGGAACGGGACCGCCACCGACGCCCAAGGACCGGTCCCGGGGCGGGCGGGTGACGTGGAGAAGCTGCTCAAGGAGGCGGGCTTCGCGAAGGCCACCGTCGACCCGGACAACGTGGCGGGGTCGACGCGGACCTCGATCCTGTATCCGAGCGCGGATCTGGAGGGCGACGCCCAGGCGGTCGCCAAGGCGCTCGGGGTCCCGATCTCTCAGGTGAGGAGGTCGACCGACGTCTCCGGCATCTCGCTCGCCGTGGGCGCCGACTGGCGCGAGGACGGGTCCTACCCCGTCTCCAAGGGCACGGAGAAGACCCCGGAGTCGGCGGGCGCGCAGAACGGCGAGGAAGAGGGC
- a CDS encoding LCP family protein has product MDAQSRGRADDIDPADQWVLNPHTGNYELRLDQSAGESPVAARTTTAEGSGRRTESPDGPRREVPAQRSRRSVQKAARGPEAGGAGRRKRKSPKARRKKALMWTGGVTAFVVVAAGVGAYVLYERFNGNISTIDIGDAGNKDVLSDGPMNIMIIGTDKRTGKGNEGYGDKGSEGHADTNILFHVSEDRTNATALSIPRDLWTDIPECETVQPDGSKKTIPGTSGVRFNVSLGQEGRNPGCTMQTVEAITGIKPDHFMMVDFNAVKELTTAVGGVKVCMAKPIDDPKSHLKLPEGESTVAGEDALALLRTRHSFGNESDLDRIKVQQQFLASMIREMKSSDTLTNPSKLFKLADAATNALTVDQGIGSAKKLMTLAQEIGKVDAKNITFVTMPVVDNPAEAVRATVVPHPTQAEPLFAMMRSDTSLTEVKQKEKAAKSKQAALLKGPKAAPADVRVDVLNGGEIAGAAGATVTWLQNQQGVLKSTNKANAPDKIKKTTLEYAPNQADQARALAEMMGLPAAAMKPGTADAEGLEAMVLTLGSDFKGAGIPITGPAKISDDVERASADKAVCSK; this is encoded by the coding sequence GTGGATGCGCAAAGCCGTGGGCGGGCGGACGATATCGACCCCGCAGACCAGTGGGTGCTCAACCCGCACACCGGCAATTACGAACTGCGACTGGATCAATCCGCTGGGGAGTCGCCGGTCGCCGCGCGTACCACCACGGCCGAGGGTTCCGGGCGTCGCACCGAATCCCCCGACGGCCCACGCCGCGAGGTGCCCGCGCAGCGCAGCCGCCGGTCCGTCCAGAAGGCCGCGCGCGGCCCGGAGGCCGGCGGCGCGGGACGCCGTAAGCGCAAGTCCCCGAAGGCGCGCCGCAAGAAGGCGCTGATGTGGACGGGCGGGGTGACGGCGTTCGTCGTGGTCGCCGCCGGGGTCGGCGCGTACGTCCTGTACGAGCGGTTCAACGGCAACATCAGCACCATCGACATCGGCGACGCCGGCAACAAGGACGTCCTCAGCGACGGCCCGATGAACATCATGATCATCGGCACCGACAAGCGCACCGGCAAGGGCAACGAGGGCTACGGCGACAAGGGCAGCGAGGGCCACGCCGACACCAACATCCTCTTCCACGTCTCCGAGGACCGCACCAACGCGACGGCACTCAGCATCCCGCGCGACCTGTGGACCGATATCCCGGAGTGCGAGACGGTCCAGCCGGACGGGTCGAAGAAGACGATCCCCGGCACCTCCGGCGTCCGCTTCAACGTGAGCCTCGGCCAGGAGGGCCGTAACCCGGGCTGCACCATGCAGACCGTCGAGGCCATCACCGGCATCAAACCCGACCACTTCATGATGGTCGACTTCAACGCGGTCAAGGAGCTGACCACGGCGGTCGGCGGCGTCAAGGTCTGCATGGCCAAGCCGATCGACGACCCGAAGTCCCATCTGAAGCTTCCCGAGGGCGAGTCCACGGTGGCGGGCGAGGACGCCTTGGCCCTGCTGCGTACCCGGCACAGCTTCGGCAACGAGAGCGACCTCGACCGGATCAAGGTGCAGCAGCAGTTCCTGGCGTCGATGATCCGCGAGATGAAGTCGAGCGACACCCTCACCAACCCGTCCAAACTCTTCAAGCTGGCCGACGCGGCGACCAACGCCCTCACCGTCGACCAGGGCATCGGCAGCGCGAAGAAGCTGATGACCCTCGCGCAGGAGATCGGCAAGGTGGACGCCAAGAACATCACCTTCGTGACGATGCCGGTGGTCGACAACCCGGCCGAGGCGGTCCGGGCCACCGTCGTCCCGCATCCCACCCAGGCGGAGCCGCTCTTCGCGATGATGCGCTCCGACACGTCGCTGACCGAGGTGAAGCAGAAGGAGAAGGCCGCCAAGAGCAAGCAGGCGGCCCTCCTCAAGGGCCCGAAGGCCGCTCCCGCCGACGTACGCGTGGACGTCCTCAACGGCGGTGAGATCGCGGGCGCGGCGGGTGCGACCGTCACCTGGCTGCAGAACCAGCAGGGCGTGCTGAAGTCCACGAACAAGGCCAACGCCCCCGACAAGATCAAGAAGACGACGCTGGAGTACGCGCCCAACCAGGCCGACCAGGCCCGTGCGCTCGCCGAGATGATGGGCCTGCCCGCCGCGGCCATGAAGCCCGGCACCGCCGACGCCGAGGGGCTGGAGGCGATGGTGCTGACGCTGGGGTCGGACTTCAAGGGCGCGGGCATTCCGATCACGGGCCCCGCGAAGATCTCGGACGACGTGGAGCGGGCCAGCGCCGACAAGGCGGTCTGCTCCAAGTGA